In Zingiber officinale cultivar Zhangliang chromosome 8B, Zo_v1.1, whole genome shotgun sequence, a single genomic region encodes these proteins:
- the LOC122013670 gene encoding protein CHUP1, chloroplastic-like: MTNPLVFRFGFALAISIAGFAVVYRRSRTRRLPSRPRSFSGAESPSVCKSAVIGLKELRLLNGVTTAFTKVVTSTSTITTSITTTRTTTSSFLFFEFDRKKSENQEDGAMQEEITKLRNQVWSLQENERGLELQLLEYYGMQEQEAAVRELENQIKINSVQAKLNSLKIESLLTDNQKLRAQLIDYSRAVNELEAAKGAIKLLDREEKATSLKRRIETKDDEEIARRVNRMEELEFEIAKLNCMNSRLSEENLDLTRKLELVQASASGEQKGIAVEEANKTRECNENLINEIEQMKTDRCADVEQLVYLKWVNACLRYELRNYQPPHGRMGAKDLSKNLSPRSEKMAKQLILEYGNGDADEKSLSCIEFDSEDSYSSPASTADLEESSSSSRHGNSKRKKFLSKLKRLVLSKHNNNYHKVVNADRAPISPSSSGRRVSFSVSSIDDMIGRDSCCSLSPSMTEEHSPANQSVDSQTYNEKDESFKGEAGTPSRFQRMAPGDDAATDQRNTPEKAEIKKLATALSESRDDFKFNRTSHWN; this comes from the exons ATGACGAATCCCCTCGTTTTCCGGTTTGGCTTCGCTCTTGCAATATCCATCGCTGGATTCGCCGTCGTCTACCGCCGGTCTCGAACCCGACGACTCCCATCTCGCCCTCGTTCCTTTTCCG GTGCCGAGTCTCCATCAGTTTGTAAGTCTGCCGTAATTGGTCTCAAAGAACTCCGACTTCTAAATGGA GTCACAACAGCTTTTACAAAGGTCGTCACCAGCACATCCACAATCACCACCTCGATCACAACCACTAGGACGACCacctcgagcttccttttctttgAGTTCGATCGAAAGAAATCGGAGAATCAAGAAGACGGGGCAATGCAGGAAGAGATAACAAAACTGAGGAACCAGGTTTGGTCCCTCCAAGAGAATGAGAGGGGCCTGGAACTCCAATTGCTGGAGTACTACGGGATGCAAGAGCAGGAGGCTGCTGTCAGGGAGCTCGAGAACCAAATCAAGATCAATTCGGTCCAGGCCAAATTAAACTCTTTAAAGATTGAATCTTTGCTCACCGACAACCAGAAACTCCGAGCTCAGTTGATTGATTACTCGAGAGCCGTGAATGAACTTGAGGCTGCAAAAGGAGCAATCAAACTCCTCGACAGAGAGGAGAAAGCGACATCCCTGAAACGGAGAATTGAAACAAAAGATGATGAAGAGATAGCGAGAAGGGTGAACAGAATGGAGGAGTTGGAGTTCGAAATTGCAAAACTCAACTGTATGAATTCAAGATTATCCGAAGAGAACTTGGATTTGACAAGAAAGTTGGAGTTGGTGCAAGCTTCTGCATCCGGAGAACAAAAG GGCATCGCAGTAGAGGAAGCCAACAAAACGAGGGAATGTAATGAGAATTTGATAAACGAAATCGAACAGATGAAAACTGATCGATGCGCCGATGTTGAACAACTTGTTTATCTGAAATGGGTCAATGCTTGCCTTAGGTACGAGCTTAGAAACTATCAGCCGCCACATGGAAGGATGGGTGCGAAAGATCTCAGCAAGAACTTGAGTCCCAGGTCAGAGAAGATGGCAAAGCAACTCATACTAGAGTATGGAAACGGTGATGCAGATGAGAAGAGCTTAAGCTGCATCGAGTTTGATTCCGAGGATTCTTACTCTTCCCCGGCATCCACTGCGGATCTCGAAGagtcttcctcctcctctagacATGGCAACTCTAAAAGAAAGAAATTTCTTAGCAAGCTAAAGAGGCTCGTGCTGAGTAAACACAACAACAATTACCACAAAGTTGTAAATGCTGATAGAGCTCCAATAAGCCCCAGCAGTTCTGGAAGAAGGGTGTCGTTCTCCGTAAGTTCGATCGATGACATGATCGGAAGAGATTCATGTTGTAGCCTATCACCAAGCATGACAGAGGAACACTCTCCAGCCAATCAATCTGTGGACAGCCAAACATATAATGAGAAGGATGAAAGTTTTAAAGGCGAAGCAGGGACACCCAGTAGATTTCAGAGAATGGCTCCAGGCGATGATGCTGCAACGGATCAACGCAATACTCCAGAAAAGGCTGAGATAAAGAAGTTGGCAACTGCTCTGAGTGAATCAAGagatgatttcaaatttaacagGACTTCTCATTGGAATTGA